In Ciconia boyciana chromosome 16, ASM3463844v1, whole genome shotgun sequence, one genomic interval encodes:
- the DNAI2 gene encoding dynein axonemal intermediate chain 2 isoform X2 — MEIIYVYTRKRSEFGRPCSFSDQPAKVNVDIPPDPSMASGFILRNPVDSYVQHTSDMSEHEVNTERVEVESRGVNHVEGGWPKDINPQEVEQTIRFRKKVEKDENYVNTITHLGTLMEHCVKQNNAINIYEEYFGEEEMAEVEDEPPSAKTINVIRDPNVTKRTATHLSWHPDTCKKLAVAYSSLEFQQNVKDMSFDSYIWDLENPNKPELVLKPSSPLVSLEYNPKDSHVLVGGCYNGQMAYWDTRKGGLPVEVSTVEVSHRDPVYGAIWLQSKTGTECFSASTDGQVLWWDIRKLSEPTETLVLDITRKGLLENALGAVTLEFEPTMPTKFMVGTEQGIVIACNRKAKTPPEKITGTYSGHHGPVYALARNPFYPKIFLTVGDWTARIWSEETKESSIMWTKYHLSYLTDGCWSTVRPAVFFTTRSDGTLDVWDFLFKQNDPSLSLKVCDEPLSSLRLQDNGCVVGCGSKLGTVTLLEISSGLCTLQKNEKTLATAMFERETKREKILEARQRELRLKERARSECQETEVEEEPAESPHEVLDRARREFFEVIEAELQRRAQAETPRLRGKFKDRAGEEAAAQGEESQLPKDKEEEEEEEKDAAKEP, encoded by the exons ATGGAGATCATCTACGTGTACACGCGGAAGCGCAGCGAGTTCGGCCGGCCCTGCAGCTTCTCCGACCAGCCGGCCAAGGTCAACGTGGACATCCCCCCCGACCCCAGCATGGCCAGCGGCTTCATCCTGAGGAACCCCGTGGACAGCTACGTCCAGCACACCAGCGACATGTCGGAGCATGAG GTCAACACCGAGCGGGTGGAGGTGGAATCCCGCGGTGTCAACCACGTAGAGGGCGGCTGGCCCAAAGACATCAACCCGCAGGAGGTGGAACAAACCATCCGCTTCAGGAAGAAAGTGGAGAAAGATGAAAACTATGTCAACACCATCACGCACCTCGGCACC CTGATGGAGCACTGCGTCAAGCAGAACAACGCCATCAACATCTACGAGGAGTACTTTGGCGAGGAGGAGATGGCAGAGGTGGAAGATGAGCCCCCCTCCGCAAAAACCATCAACGTCATCAG GGATCCAAACGTAACCAAGAGGACGGCCACGCATctctcctggcaccccgacaCATGCAAAAAGCTGGCAGTGGCTTATTCCAGCCTGGAGTTCCAGCAAAACGTGAAAGACATGAGCTTTGACTCATACATCTGGGATCTTG AAAACCCCAACAAGCCGGAGCTCGTTCTCAAGCCGTCATCCCCTCTCGTGAGCCTGGAATACAACCCCAAAGACTCACACGTCCTGGTGGGAGGATGCTACAACGGGCAGATGG cttaCTGGGACACCAGGAAAGGGGGGCTGCCCGTGGAGGTGTCCACCGTGGAGGTCAGCCACAGGGACCCCGTGTACGGAGCCATCTGGCTGCAGTCCAAAACGGGCACCGAGTGCTTCTCAGCCTCCACCGACGGGCAG GTCCTGTGGTGGGACATCCGCAAGCTCTCCGAGCCCACCGAGACGCTGGTCTTGGACATCACCCGGAAAGGGCTCCTGGAGAACGCTCTGGGTGCCGTCACGCTGGAGTTTGAGCCCACCATG CCCACCAAGTTCATGGTGGGCACAGAGCAGGGCATTGTCATCGCCTGCAACCGCAAGGCCAAGACACCCCCTGAAAAAATCACCGGCACCTACAGCGGCCACCACGGACCTGTCTACGCGCTGGCCAGGAACCCTTTCTACCCGAAAATCTTCCTGACGGTCGGCGACTGGACCGCTCGAATCTGGTCGGAGGAGACCAAGGAATCATCAATTATGTGGACCAA GTACCACCTCTCCTACCTGACGGACGGGTGCTGGAGCACCGTGAGGCCGGCCGTCTTCTTCACCACCCGATCGGACGGGACCCTGGACGTCTGGGACTTCCTCTTCAAGCAGAACGACCCCTCCCTCAGCCTGAAG gtcTGCGACgagcccctctccagcctgcGCCTGCAGGACAACGGGTGCGTTGTTGGCTGCGGCTCCAAGCTGGGCACCGTCACCCTGCTGGAAATCTCCTCCGGGCTCTGCACCCTCCAGAAGAACGAGAAGACCCTGGCCACTGCT ATGTTCGAGCGGGAGACGAAGCGGGAGAAGATCCTGGAGGCTCGGCAGCGGGAGCTGCGGCTGAAGGAGCGTGCCAGGTCGGAGTGCCAGGAGAcggaggtggaggaggagccGGCGGAGAGTCCCCACGAGGTGCTCGACCGTGCCCGCAGGGAGTTCTTCGAGGTTATCGAAGCggagctgcagaggagggcGCAGGCAGAGACCCCGCGCCTGCGTGGCAAG TTTAAAGACCGTGCGGGAGAGGAGGCGGCTGCGCAGGGGGAAGAGAGCCAGCTGCCCAAGgacaaggaagaggaggaggaggaggagaaggatgcTGCCAAG GAGCCGTAG
- the BTBD17 gene encoding BTB/POZ domain-containing protein 17 has protein sequence MARLTGARPVATRRWGCAAAAFLLLLLTVQAAQKADLSGDATAATINHSLTLLQRLQELLQNGNGSDSVLRVRTAASDEAKVFHTHQLLLSLQSEVFESLLRNQSIVTLHEPPETAALFEKFIRYLYCGGVSILLHQAIPMHQLASKYRVWGLQRGVADYMKTHLASESSQGHVVGWYHYAVRIGDAALQESCLQFLAWNLSAVLGSAEWGSVSVELLLLLLERSDLVLHSELELYTAVEGWLSRRQPEDPVAERVLRAIRYPMIAPSQLFRLQVQSVVLARHYSAVQDLLFQAFQFHAASPLHFAKYFDVNCSMFLPRNYLAPSWGSQWVINNPARDDRSTSFQTQLGPSSHDAGKRVTWNVLFSPRWLPVSLRPVYSDSVSGAVQPVRIEDGRPRLVITPAMSSPDFAGVSFQKTVLVGVRQQGRVLVKHAYSFHQSSDEAADFLAHADLQKRASEYLIDNSLHLHIIIKPIYHSLIKVKK, from the exons ATGGCCAGGCTGACGGGGGCCCGGCCCGTGGCCACCCGCCGCTGGGGCTGCGCCGccgctgccttcctcctcctcctcctcaccgtGCAAGCCG CCCAGAAAGCCGACCTTAGCGGTGACGCCACGGCGGCCACCATCAACCACTCGCTGACGCTGCTGCAgcggctgcaggagctgctgcagaacGGCAACGGCAGCGACTCGGTGCTGCGGGTGCGCACGGCCGCCTCCGACGAGGCCAAGGTCTTCCACACccaccagctgctgctcagcctccAGAGTGAGGTCTTCGAGAGCCTCCTGCGCAACCAGAGCATTGTCACCCTGCACGAGCCGCCTGAGACTGCTGCGCTCTTTGAGAAGTTTATCAG GTACCTGTACTGCGGGGGGGTCTCCATCCTGCTGCACCAAGCCATCCCCATGCACCAGCTGGCCAGCAAGTACCGGGTGTGGGGGCTGCAGCGCGGCGTGGCCGACTACATGAAGACCCACCTGGCCAGCGAGTCGAGCCAAGGCCACGTGGTGGGCTGGTACCACTACGCCGTGCGCATCGGGGACGCGGCgctgcaggagagctgcctCCAGTTCCTGGCCTGGAACCTCTCGGCCGTGCTGGGCAGCGCCGAGTGGGGCTCGGTGAGcgtggagctgctgctgctgctgctggagcgcTCCGACCTGGTGCTGCACAGCGAGCTGGAGCTCTACACTGCCGTGGAGGGCTGGCTGAGCCGCCGGCAGCCCGAGGATCCCGTGGCCGAACGGGTGCTGCGTGCCATCCGCTACCCCATGATCGCGCCCAGCCAGCTCTTCCGGCTGCAGGTGCAGTCGGTGGTGCTGGCACGGCACTACAGCGCGGTGCAGGATCTGCTCTTCCAGGCTTTCCAGTTCCATGCTGCCTCCCCCCTCCACTTTGCCAAGTATTTCGATGTCAACTGCAGCATGTTCTTGCCGCGCAACTACCTCGCACCCAGCTGGGGCTCCCAGTGGGTCATCAACAACCCGGCGCGGGACGACCGCAGCACCAGCTTCCAGACCCAGCTGGGTCCCAGCAGCCACGATGCCGGTAAGCGGGTGACCTGGAACGTCCTCTTCTCGCCGCGCTGGCTGCCCGTCAGCCTGCGCCCCGTCTACTCGGACTCAGTCTCAGGCGCCGTCCAACCGGTGCGCATCGAGGACGGTCGCCCCCGGCTCGTCATCACCCCAGCCATGAGCAGCCCCGACTTTGCCGGCGTCAGCTTCCAGAAGACGGTGCTGGTGGGCGTGCGGCAGCAGGGCCGCGTCTTGGTGAAGCACGCCTACAGCTTCCACCAGAGCTCGGACGAGGCGGCCGACTTCCTCGCCCACGCCGACCTGCAGAAGCGCGCCTCCGAGTACCTCATCGACAACTCCCTGCACCTCCACATCATCATCAAGCCCATCTACCACTCCCTCATCAAGGTGAAGAAGTAA
- the GPR142 gene encoding LOW QUALITY PROTEIN: probable G-protein coupled receptor 142 (The sequence of the model RefSeq protein was modified relative to this genomic sequence to represent the inferred CDS: deleted 1 base in 1 codon) — protein sequence MLRVPEGTRPPTGTRPPVGTRPPARTRTPVALRAQGRWPCTPAGPWWKAMVWVPNSTAVAWASEAARPEPERSPCMVGIFPIVYYSVLLGLGLPVNVLTAVALSRLATRTKKSSYWYLLALTTSDILTQVFIIFVGFILQTAILARAVPSAFIHTVNVLEFTANHASIWVTVLLTMDRYVALCHPLRYRTVSYPRRTRKIIAAVFAVALATGIPFYWWLDVWRDADPPTALDMVLKWVHCVTIYFLPCSIFLATNSIIICKLKQQRRSGGGRPRLSKTTALLLAVTTVFIVLWAPRTIVMICHLYVASVKRDWRMHLALDIANMVAMLNTTLNFFLYCFVSQTFRRTVGEVLRAHLRHGPRHGSGRFPALKPLELLARTAL from the exons ATGCTGCGGGTGCcggaggggacacggccaccGACGGGGACACGGCCACCGGTG GGTACACGGCCACCCGCAAGGACACGGACACCGGTGGCTCTCCGAGCCCAGGGAAGGTGGCCCTGCACGCCCG CTGGTCCGTGGTGGAAGGCGATGGTCTGGGTGCCCAACAGCACGGCGGTGGCGTGGGCCAGTGAGGCGGCGCGGCCGGAGCCGGAGCGGTCACCCTGCATGGTCGGCATCTTCCCCATCGTGTACTACAGCgtcctgctggggctggggctgccag TGAACGTCCTGACCGCCGTGGCCCTGTCCCGCCTGGCCACGAGGACCAAGAAGTCATCGTACTGGTACCTGCTGGCCCTGACCACCTCCGACATCCTCACCCAGgtcttcatcatctttgtgggCTTCATCCTGCAGACAGCCATCCTGGCCCGGGCGGTGCCCAGTGCCTTCATCCACACCGTCAATGTGCTGGAGTTCACGGCCAACCATGCCTCCATCTGGGTCACCGTCCTGCTGACCATGGACCGCTACGTGGCCCTCTGCCACCCACTGCGGTACCGCACAGTCTCCTACCCACGGCGTACCCGCAAGATCATCGCAGCCGTCTTCGCCGTGGCTCTGGCCACGGGCATCCCTTTCTACTGGTGGCTGGACGTGTGGCGCGATGCCGACCCCCCCACCGCCCTGGACATGGTGCTCAAGTGGGTGCACTGCGTCACCATCTACTTCTTGCCCTGCAGCATCTTCCTGGCCACCAACTCCATCATCATCTGCAAGCTGAAGCAGCAGAGGCGCTCGGGGGGCGGCCGACCCCGCCTGAGCAAGACCACGGCTCTCCTCCTGGCCGTCACCACTGTCTTCATCGTGCTCTGGGCTCCCCGGACCATCGTCATGATCTGCCACCTCTACGTGGCCTCGGTCAAGAGGGACTGGCGCATGCACCTGGCCTTGGACATTGCCAACATGGTGGCCATGCTCAACACCACCCTCAACTTCTTCCTCTACTGCTTCGTCAGCCAGACCTTCCGCCGCACAGTGGGCGAGGTGCTTCGGGCCCACCTCCGGCACGGCCCCCGGCACGGCAGCGGCCGCTTCCCAGCCCTGAAACCActggagctgctggccaggACGGCCCTCTGA
- the KIF19 gene encoding kinesin-like protein KIF19 encodes MHPAWAPPLTGSPRPPCPSKDAKAPGDGKDQQLAVALRIRPMSTTELAEGARPIAHRVDEQVVLLRDPMEDPDDVLRASRSREKSYVFDVAFDSTATQETVYRATTRGLIAGVISGYNATVFAYGPTGCGKTYTMLGTNGEPGICTHTLGDLFQAIEDASGDTEYKVSMSYLEIYNEMIRDLLNPSLGCLQLREDASGTVQVAGITEVSTIDAEEVMQLLARGNRQRTQEPTAANRTSSRSHAVLQVTVRQRRRGGGLHRGRLFMIDLAGSERAVQTQNRGQRMKEGAHINRSLLALGNCIKALSDQASTKYINYRDSKLTRLLKDSLGGNSRTVMIAHISPASTAFEESRSTLAYAHRAKSIRTTVRHNLLSISYRVAQYGSVVADPRREIQRLKGQGNTEPGQPGQGECRDTPYIQAQVQLRGACCTHPEPGRMREELLGACREQAALHHLLLQLEDAELHAQHLLTLARRTRQSWQWTKEGLGEPDGPGDSERDSDTGDKRLDVPEPPDVAAVHESITALVEEQGRLQQRKAELARRFRQSQQRARWLEEALRHRSRSEEQREVLALLCHLHQLELETAETRSRTLLGGGLRHLPATATQRFDRHRALCARIIHQQRQLIADHRLSVPRPLEELYETYLRELAGGPGDTGTLKGTSLPKILQVTGTESLPHAQRASVWAQSCEHPTAPRRDALPPLRPTGDSARTPVFKKTPRAQQPGSAAVPTPPPGRGTVVQHTSRASLSTRHDSCLGSGTSSEAAVATGREHREMSSSTKSIMAKAAWHRSRIPESTPACLPACLHSPGSAEERGGPGQWHAASEDSLAGMAARSPGVWLRARKKGSKELGRSEESLDGRRRSRRSPSFEVTCHGQLAAPRGPPPSSNVLQSCAEHAVPAGVQAASTQGPPKALPGPKPLYG; translated from the exons ATGCACCCCGCATGGGCACCTCCGCTCACAGGCTCCCCGCGGCCCCCGTGCCCTAGCAAGGACGCGAAGGCTCCGGGGGACGGCAAGGACCAGCAGCTGGCG GTGGCTCTTCGCATCCGTCCGATGAGTACGACCGAGCTGGCGGAGGGGGCCAGGCCCATCGCCCACCGCGTGGACGAGCAG GTCGTGCTGCTGCGAGACCCCATGGAAGACCCTGACGATGTCCTGCGTGCCAGCCGCTCCCGGGAGAAATCCTACGTCTTCGACGTGGCCTTCGATTCCACGGCCACCCAG GAGACTGTGTACCGTGCCACCACCCGGGGCCTCATCGCGGGCGTCATCTCCGGCTACAACGCCACCGTCTTCGCCTACGGCCCCACCG gTTGTGGGAAGACCTACACCATGCTGGGCACCAACGGCGAGCCCGGCATCTGCACCCACACCCTGGGCGACCTCTTCCAGGCCATCGAGGACGCCAGCGGTGACACGGAGTACAAGGTCTCCATGTCCTACCTCGAG aTCTACAACGAGATGATCCGGGACCTGCTGAACCCCTCactgggctgcctgcagctgcgGGAGGACGCCAGTGGCACCGTCCAGGTGGCCGGCATCACCGAGGTCTCCACCATCGACGCCGAAGAG GTCATGCAGCTGCTGGCGCGGGGGAACAGGCAGCGGACGCAGGAGCCCACAGCCGCCAACCGCACCTCGTCGCGCTCCCACGCGGTGCTGCAGGTCACCGTGCGCCagcggcgccggggcggggggttGCACCGCGGCCGCCTCTTCATGATCGACCTGGCAGGCTCTGAGCGGGCGGTGCAG aCGCAGAACCGCGGGCAGAGGATGAAGGAGGGAGCCCACATCAACCGCTCGCTGCTGGCCCTGGGCAACTGCATCAAGGCCCTGAGTGACCAGGCGAGCACCAAGTACATCAACTACCGCGACAGCAAGCTGACCCGCCTGCTCAAG GACTCGCTCGGGGGCAACAGCCGCACGGTGATGATCGCCCACATCAGCCCGGCCAGCACCGCCTTCGAGGAGTCCCGCAGCACCCTCGCCTACGCCCACCGTGCCAAGAGCATCCGCACCACG GTGAGGCACAACCTGCTCAGCATCTCGTACCGTGTGGCACAGTATGGCAGCGTCGTGGCTGACCCGCGCAGGGAGATCCAGCGCCTCAAGGGCCAGGGGAACACGGAGccagggcagccagggcagggcgAGTGCCGGGACACCCCCTATATCCAGG CCCAGGTTCAGCTGCGCGGTGCCTGCTGCACCCACCCGGAGCCGGGCCGCATGCGGGAGGAGCTGCTCGGTGCCTGCCGcgagcaggcagccctgcaccacctcctcctccagctggagGACGCTGAGCTGCACGCCCAGCACCTCCTCACCCTTGCCCG CAGGACGCGGCAGAGCTGGCAGTGGAccaaggaggggctgggggagccggACGGCCCCGGTGACAGCGAGAGGGACTCGGACACAGGGGACAAGCGGTTGGATGTGCCAGAGCCACCTGACGTGGCCGCTGTCCACGAGAGCATCACGGCTCTggtggaggagcagggcaggctccAGCAGCGGAAG gcagagctggcgcGGCGCTTCCggcagagccagcagcgtgcACGGTGGCTGGAGGAAGCCCTGCGGCACCGGAGCCGCTCAGAGGAGCAGCGGGaggtgctggccctgctgtgccaTCTGcaccagctggagctggagacGGCAGAGACACGCTCCCGCACCCTACTTGGGGGTGGCCTCCGGCACCTGCCGGCCACCGCCACGCAACGCTTCGACCGGCACCGGGCCCTCTGCGCCCGCATCATCCACCAGCAGCGTCAGCTCATCGCTG ACCACCGGCTGTCGGTGCCGCGGCCGCTGGAGGAGCTGTATGAGACCTACCTGCGGGAGCTGGCGGGGGGCCCCGGGGACACCGGCACCCTCAAG ggcacgTCCCTGCCCAAGATCCTGCAGGTGACTGGCACAGAGAGCCTGCCGCACGCGCAGCGGGCCAGCGTGTGGGCACAGAGCTGCGAGCACCCCACCGCCCCGCGGCGTGATGCCCTCCCACCCCTGCGCCCCACGGGGGACAG CGCCCGGACCCCCGTGTTCAAGAAAACCCCACGGGCACAGCAGCCGGGGAGCGCAGCGGTGCCCACCCCACCTCCTGGCCGGGGCACGGTGGTCCAG CACACGTCACGGGCCAGCCTGAGCACCCGGCATGACTCCTGCCTGGGCAGCGGGACCAGCTCGGAGGCAGCGGTGGCAACAGGCAGGG AGCACCGGGAGATGTCGAGCAGCACCAAGAGCATCATGGCTAAGGCCGCCTGGCACCGGTCCCGCATCCCGGAGAgcactcctgcctgcctgcctgcctgcctgcactcGCCGGGGTCCGCAGAGGAGCGGGGTGGCCCCGGGCAGTGGCATGCGGCCAGCGAGGACAGCCTGGCAGGGATggccgcccgctccccgggcGTCTGGCTGCGGGCACGCAAGAAGGGCAGCAAGGAGCTGGGGCGGAGTGAGGAGTCGCTGGACGGCAGAAGGCGATCAAGGCGGTCACCGTCCTTCGAGGTCACCTGCCATGGG cagctggcGGCCCCCAGGGGCCCCCCGCCATCATCCAACGTGCTACAGAGCTGCGCCGAGCACGCCGTGCCGgcgggggtgcaggcagccagcacccagggaccccccaaagcCCTGCCGGGACCAAAGCCCCTGTACGGCTAG
- the DNAI2 gene encoding dynein axonemal intermediate chain 2 isoform X1: MEIIYVYTRKRSEFGRPCSFSDQPAKVNVDIPPDPSMASGFILRNPVDSYVQHTSDMSEHEVNTERVEVESRGVNHVEGGWPKDINPQEVEQTIRFRKKVEKDENYVNTITHLGTLMEHCVKQNNAINIYEEYFGEEEMAEVEDEPPSAKTINVIRDPNVTKRTATHLSWHPDTCKKLAVAYSSLEFQQNVKDMSFDSYIWDLENPNKPELVLKPSSPLVSLEYNPKDSHVLVGGCYNGQMAYWDTRKGGLPVEVSTVEVSHRDPVYGAIWLQSKTGTECFSASTDGQVLWWDIRKLSEPTETLVLDITRKGLLENALGAVTLEFEPTMPTKFMVGTEQGIVIACNRKAKTPPEKITGTYSGHHGPVYALARNPFYPKIFLTVGDWTARIWSEETKESSIMWTKYHLSYLTDGCWSTVRPAVFFTTRSDGTLDVWDFLFKQNDPSLSLKVCDEPLSSLRLQDNGCVVGCGSKLGTVTLLEISSGLCTLQKNEKTLATAMFERETKREKILEARQRELRLKERARSECQETEVEEEPAESPHEVLDRARREFFEVIEAELQRRAQAETPRLRGKPLPFSLKTVRERRRLRRGKRASCPRTRKRRRRRRRMLPRSRSRDWTGGSHRNPHVGHRCSLVLCPPDFFFLRGE, encoded by the exons ATGGAGATCATCTACGTGTACACGCGGAAGCGCAGCGAGTTCGGCCGGCCCTGCAGCTTCTCCGACCAGCCGGCCAAGGTCAACGTGGACATCCCCCCCGACCCCAGCATGGCCAGCGGCTTCATCCTGAGGAACCCCGTGGACAGCTACGTCCAGCACACCAGCGACATGTCGGAGCATGAG GTCAACACCGAGCGGGTGGAGGTGGAATCCCGCGGTGTCAACCACGTAGAGGGCGGCTGGCCCAAAGACATCAACCCGCAGGAGGTGGAACAAACCATCCGCTTCAGGAAGAAAGTGGAGAAAGATGAAAACTATGTCAACACCATCACGCACCTCGGCACC CTGATGGAGCACTGCGTCAAGCAGAACAACGCCATCAACATCTACGAGGAGTACTTTGGCGAGGAGGAGATGGCAGAGGTGGAAGATGAGCCCCCCTCCGCAAAAACCATCAACGTCATCAG GGATCCAAACGTAACCAAGAGGACGGCCACGCATctctcctggcaccccgacaCATGCAAAAAGCTGGCAGTGGCTTATTCCAGCCTGGAGTTCCAGCAAAACGTGAAAGACATGAGCTTTGACTCATACATCTGGGATCTTG AAAACCCCAACAAGCCGGAGCTCGTTCTCAAGCCGTCATCCCCTCTCGTGAGCCTGGAATACAACCCCAAAGACTCACACGTCCTGGTGGGAGGATGCTACAACGGGCAGATGG cttaCTGGGACACCAGGAAAGGGGGGCTGCCCGTGGAGGTGTCCACCGTGGAGGTCAGCCACAGGGACCCCGTGTACGGAGCCATCTGGCTGCAGTCCAAAACGGGCACCGAGTGCTTCTCAGCCTCCACCGACGGGCAG GTCCTGTGGTGGGACATCCGCAAGCTCTCCGAGCCCACCGAGACGCTGGTCTTGGACATCACCCGGAAAGGGCTCCTGGAGAACGCTCTGGGTGCCGTCACGCTGGAGTTTGAGCCCACCATG CCCACCAAGTTCATGGTGGGCACAGAGCAGGGCATTGTCATCGCCTGCAACCGCAAGGCCAAGACACCCCCTGAAAAAATCACCGGCACCTACAGCGGCCACCACGGACCTGTCTACGCGCTGGCCAGGAACCCTTTCTACCCGAAAATCTTCCTGACGGTCGGCGACTGGACCGCTCGAATCTGGTCGGAGGAGACCAAGGAATCATCAATTATGTGGACCAA GTACCACCTCTCCTACCTGACGGACGGGTGCTGGAGCACCGTGAGGCCGGCCGTCTTCTTCACCACCCGATCGGACGGGACCCTGGACGTCTGGGACTTCCTCTTCAAGCAGAACGACCCCTCCCTCAGCCTGAAG gtcTGCGACgagcccctctccagcctgcGCCTGCAGGACAACGGGTGCGTTGTTGGCTGCGGCTCCAAGCTGGGCACCGTCACCCTGCTGGAAATCTCCTCCGGGCTCTGCACCCTCCAGAAGAACGAGAAGACCCTGGCCACTGCT ATGTTCGAGCGGGAGACGAAGCGGGAGAAGATCCTGGAGGCTCGGCAGCGGGAGCTGCGGCTGAAGGAGCGTGCCAGGTCGGAGTGCCAGGAGAcggaggtggaggaggagccGGCGGAGAGTCCCCACGAGGTGCTCGACCGTGCCCGCAGGGAGTTCTTCGAGGTTATCGAAGCggagctgcagaggagggcGCAGGCAGAGACCCCGCGCCTGCGTGGCAAG CCTCTGCCTTTCAGTTTAAAGACCGTGCGGGAGAGGAGGCGGCTGCGCAGGGGGAAGAGAGCCAGCTGCCCAAGgacaaggaagaggaggaggaggaggagaaggatgcTGCCAAG GAGCCGTAGCCGAGACTGGACCGGTGGGTCACACAGAAACCCTCACGTTGGTCACAGATGCTCCCTGGTCCTTTGccctcctgattttttttttcttcggGGTGAATAA